The Tenrec ecaudatus isolate mTenEca1 chromosome 6, mTenEca1.hap1, whole genome shotgun sequence genome has a window encoding:
- the LOC142451173 gene encoding large ribosomal subunit protein uL14, whose translation MSKRGRGGSSGAKFRISLGLPVGAVINCADNTGAKNLYIISVKGIKGRLNRLPAAGVGDMVMATVKKGKPELRKKVHPAVVIRQRKSYRRKDGVFLYFEDNAGVIVNNKGEMKGSAITGPVAKECADLWPRIASNAGSIA comes from the coding sequence ATGTCGAAGCGAGGACGTGGTGGGTCCTCCGGTGCAAAGTTCCGGATTTCCCTGGGTCTTCCGGTCGGAGCGGTGATCAACTGTGCTGACAACACGGGAGCCAAAAATCTATATATCATCTCCGTGAAGGGGATCAAGGGCCGGCTGAACAGACTGCCCGCTGCCGGAGTGGGTGACATGGTGATGGCCACCGTCAAGAAAGGCAAACCCGAGCTCAGAAAGAAGGTCCATCCTGCGGTGGTGATACGGCAACGGAAATCCTACAGGAGAAAAGATGGTGTGTTCCTTTATTTTGAAGATAATGCGGGGGTCATCGTGAACAATAAAGGCGAGATGAAAGGTTCGGCCATCACAGGACCCGTTGCAAAGGAGTGTGCGGACTTGTGGCCCCGGATTGCGTCCAATGCCGGCAGCATTGCGTGA